A stretch of the Vagococcus xieshaowenii genome encodes the following:
- a CDS encoding DUF1846 domain-containing protein: MNKVGFDPQKYIEEQSKYILERVNNYDKLYLEFGGKLIGDMHAKRVLPGFDQDAKIKLLHKLKDQTEIIICVFAGDIERNKIRGDYGITYDMDIMRQIDELAEYELKVNSVVITRFSGQPATKIFINKLEQRGIKVYTHGIIEGYPVNVDKIVSDEGFGMNTFIPTTKPIVVVTGPGAGSGKLATCLTQLYHESRQGREAGYSKFETFPVWNVPLKHPLNIAYEAATVDLKDVNMIDSFHFDHYGEIAINYNRDIETFPIIKRTIERITGRACEFNSPTDMGVNRVGFGIIDDEVVKQASKQEIIRRYFASECDYKKGLIDLDTLNRAKIIMEEVSLKPEDRPAVTPAREYAERLKIEHASNPDYTPAVMSLELVDGTIISGKTSDLMEASASAILNAIKSLANIGDDILLLSPNILEPIQNLKANELSGRLIGLNANEILIALSISAVTNPVAQLAYSKLTALKGAQAHSTVMLNKDDEQVLRSLGIEFTCEPEFSSKNLFYM; the protein is encoded by the coding sequence TTGAATAAAGTAGGTTTTGATCCACAAAAGTATATTGAAGAACAATCTAAGTATATTTTAGAACGTGTAAACAACTACGATAAATTATATTTAGAGTTTGGTGGTAAATTAATTGGTGACATGCATGCAAAACGTGTTTTACCGGGATTTGACCAAGATGCAAAAATCAAATTACTACATAAGTTAAAAGATCAAACAGAAATTATTATTTGTGTTTTCGCAGGTGATATCGAACGTAATAAGATTCGAGGCGATTATGGCATTACGTATGATATGGATATTATGCGCCAAATCGATGAATTAGCAGAGTATGAATTAAAAGTAAATAGTGTGGTGATCACACGATTTAGTGGTCAACCCGCAACGAAAATTTTTATTAATAAATTGGAACAACGTGGTATTAAAGTATACACGCACGGTATTATCGAAGGCTATCCGGTTAATGTTGATAAAATTGTAAGTGACGAAGGATTTGGGATGAACACGTTTATTCCAACGACTAAACCAATCGTTGTTGTTACAGGACCTGGTGCTGGAAGTGGAAAATTAGCGACTTGTTTAACACAACTTTATCATGAAAGTCGACAAGGAAGAGAAGCAGGGTATTCAAAATTTGAAACGTTCCCTGTTTGGAATGTCCCATTGAAACACCCATTAAATATTGCTTATGAAGCGGCGACGGTCGATTTAAAAGACGTTAATATGATCGATTCGTTCCATTTTGATCATTATGGTGAAATTGCGATTAATTATAATCGTGATATTGAAACATTCCCGATTATCAAACGTACGATTGAACGTATTACAGGTCGTGCCTGTGAATTTAATTCACCAACGGATATGGGCGTTAATCGTGTTGGTTTTGGTATTATAGACGATGAAGTGGTTAAGCAAGCTTCAAAACAAGAAATTATTCGTCGTTATTTTGCTTCGGAATGTGATTACAAAAAAGGCCTAATTGACTTAGACACATTGAACCGCGCAAAAATAATCATGGAAGAAGTATCATTGAAACCAGAAGACCGTCCGGCTGTAACACCAGCAAGAGAATATGCCGAACGATTAAAAATTGAACATGCGTCGAATCCAGATTATACGCCAGCAGTTATGTCATTAGAATTAGTTGATGGTACGATTATTTCAGGTAAAACATCAGACTTGATGGAAGCAAGTGCGTCAGCTATACTAAATGCGATTAAATCATTAGCAAATATTGGCGATGATATTTTATTATTATCACCAAATATTTTAGAGCCTATCCAAAATTTAAAAGCTAATGAATTATCAGGCCGTTTAATTGGATTGAATGCTAACGAAATTTTAATTGCTTTGTCAATTAGTGCTGTGACTAACCCGGTGGCGCAACTTGCGTATAGTAAGTTAACGGCATTAAAAGGGGCACAAGCCCATTCAACCGTAATGTTAAATAAAGATGATGAACAAGTATTACGTAGTTTAGGAATTGAATTTACGTGCGAACCTGAGTTTTCATCTAAAAATTTGTTTTATATGTAA
- the groES gene encoding co-chaperone GroES — protein MLKPLRDRVIIEVAEQEEVTSGGLVLTSASKEKPQVGTILAVGPGRTFENGETLPLTVKVGDQVVFEKYAGSEVNHAGKDYLIVHEKDIIAIVE, from the coding sequence TTGTTAAAACCATTAAGAGATCGTGTCATTATTGAAGTGGCTGAGCAAGAAGAAGTCACATCAGGAGGGCTGGTATTAACTTCAGCCTCTAAAGAAAAACCACAAGTAGGAACCATCCTAGCAGTGGGTCCGGGTCGTACATTTGAAAATGGTGAAACATTACCGTTAACCGTTAAAGTTGGTGACCAAGTAGTATTTGAAAAATATGCAGGTTCAGAAGTGAATCATGCTGGTAAAGATTATTTGATTGTTCATGAAAAAGATATTATCGCAATTGTAGAATAG
- a CDS encoding hydrolase gives MKPNEIPEIMTPLRQDIIKLPEVIRQCSGIKIFGKKIKSIIYTTDIAIIRNTDADAVIAVYPFTPHPTITRSITEAADIPVFCGVGGGTTQGPRSAQMSLFAESQGAIGVVVNAPTPRETIEAINETIDIPIVATVTSIYTDIEEKLNAGAMILNVSGGKDTADVVRTIRERYPNVPIIATGGPTEEGILKTIEAGANAITYTPPSNGELFSKKMDKYRLIEKEAAEVNDK, from the coding sequence CAGAAGTCATTCGTCAATGTAGTGGGATAAAAATTTTTGGAAAAAAAATAAAATCGATTATTTATACGACAGACATTGCGATTATTCGTAACACAGATGCCGATGCAGTAATAGCGGTCTATCCGTTTACGCCTCATCCTACTATTACGCGAAGCATTACCGAAGCAGCAGATATTCCTGTTTTTTGTGGTGTAGGAGGCGGCACAACACAGGGTCCCCGTTCAGCTCAAATGAGTTTGTTTGCAGAATCCCAAGGTGCAATCGGTGTAGTTGTTAATGCTCCGACGCCTCGTGAAACCATTGAAGCCATTAACGAAACGATTGATATTCCTATTGTCGCAACAGTGACATCTATTTACACCGATATTGAAGAAAAATTAAACGCTGGTGCAATGATTCTTAACGTTAGTGGTGGTAAAGATACCGCAGATGTTGTACGCACCATACGTGAGCGTTACCCTAATGTGCCTATTATTGCCACTGGTGGACCGACAGAAGAAGGCATTCTTAAAACTATTGAAGCTGGAGCCAATGCTATCACCTACACCCCACCTTCAAATGGTGAATTATTCAGTAAAAAAATGGATAAATACCGTCTAATTGAAAAAGAAGCCGCCGAAGTAAACGACAAATAA
- a CDS encoding response regulator transcription factor yields the protein MIVKYVGSKELSVTIDVERIESMHYLDLLKDDSFSGERKNYWQMIYVDHGEMKINNGEDVVILSKGDVVFLEPNRSINLSRNEQPLSSLLFVSFICQSSAMVNFKNYSINICDDMELRELFRKLAIEARMVFSSKLKAHFASEQMLHLCFTQLLIELYRKKLDSFQVDNLFLKRDFLDDRVNAIILFMEDNLSSHINLEVICKEFYLSKSYLKSMFKQQTSYTVMNYLMLLRMERAKFLIRENRYSVAQVSKMVGYKSVSHFSTVFKKNEGLSPKKYLESIKMLHRNF from the coding sequence ATGATAGTTAAATATGTTGGTTCAAAAGAATTATCGGTGACCATTGATGTAGAACGAATTGAAAGCATGCATTATTTAGATTTACTAAAAGATGATAGTTTTAGTGGAGAACGCAAAAACTACTGGCAAATGATTTATGTTGATCATGGAGAAATGAAAATAAATAATGGGGAAGATGTTGTTATTTTATCTAAGGGAGATGTTGTTTTCTTAGAACCAAATAGAAGCATCAACTTGTCTAGAAATGAACAACCATTGTCAAGTTTACTATTTGTTTCTTTTATCTGTCAGTCGAGTGCTATGGTTAATTTCAAAAATTACTCGATTAATATTTGTGATGATATGGAATTAAGAGAGTTATTTAGAAAGTTAGCGATTGAAGCGAGAATGGTCTTTAGTAGTAAATTAAAGGCTCATTTTGCTTCAGAGCAAATGCTTCATTTATGTTTTACACAATTGTTAATAGAATTGTATCGAAAAAAATTGGATAGTTTTCAGGTGGATAATTTATTTTTGAAACGAGATTTTTTAGATGACAGGGTGAACGCCATTATCTTATTTATGGAAGATAATCTTTCGTCGCACATAAATTTAGAGGTGATTTGTAAAGAATTTTATTTAAGTAAATCTTATTTAAAAAGTATGTTTAAGCAACAAACATCTTATACAGTAATGAATTATTTAATGTTACTCAGAATGGAAAGAGCAAAGTTTTTGATTCGTGAAAATCGCTATAGTGTCGCCCAAGTATCAAAAATGGTGGGTTATAAAAGTGTGTCGCATTTCTCCACTGTTTTTAAAAAAAACGAAGGACTTTCACCAAAGAAATATTTAGAATCGATTAAAATGCTACATCGCAATTTTTAG
- the galE gene encoding UDP-glucose 4-epimerase GalE — MTIAVLGGAGYIGSHAVKQLVSQGFDVVVIDNLLTGHQEAIDSKARFYQGDIRDKEFMRSVFSKEKIEGVIHFAASSLVGESVGKPLKYFNNNVYGTQITLEVMQEFGVKNIVFSSTAATYGEPEEVPIKETTATNPKNPYGESKLMMEKMMHWCDEAYGIKYVALRYFNVAGADLETKIGEDHDPETHLVPIILQTALGQREAITIFGDDYPTEDGTCIRDYVHVVDLCEAHILALNYLKAGNESSVFNLGSSEGFSVKEMVEAARRVTGKEIPAKIGERRAGDPAVLIASPQKAYDVLGWQPQYTTVDKIIETAWEWHVSHPNGYQG; from the coding sequence ATGACAATTGCAGTATTAGGGGGAGCTGGCTATATCGGTTCTCATGCAGTAAAGCAACTAGTAAGCCAAGGTTTTGATGTAGTGGTGATTGATAATTTATTAACAGGGCATCAAGAGGCGATTGATAGCAAGGCACGTTTTTATCAAGGGGATATTCGCGATAAAGAATTTATGCGTTCGGTTTTTTCAAAAGAAAAAATTGAAGGTGTCATTCATTTTGCAGCGAGTTCATTAGTTGGAGAATCTGTAGGAAAACCTTTAAAATACTTTAATAACAATGTTTATGGAACTCAAATTACTTTAGAAGTGATGCAGGAATTTGGTGTTAAAAACATTGTATTTTCTTCAACAGCTGCAACATATGGTGAGCCAGAAGAAGTACCTATCAAAGAAACAACCGCAACTAATCCTAAAAATCCTTATGGTGAAAGTAAGTTGATGATGGAAAAAATGATGCATTGGTGCGATGAAGCATACGGTATCAAATATGTCGCATTGCGTTACTTTAATGTAGCAGGAGCTGATTTAGAAACAAAAATTGGTGAAGATCACGATCCAGAAACACATCTAGTCCCAATTATCTTACAAACGGCCTTAGGCCAACGTGAGGCTATTACAATTTTTGGTGACGATTATCCAACAGAAGATGGCACATGTATTCGTGATTATGTCCATGTGGTAGATTTATGTGAGGCCCATATTTTAGCACTTAACTACTTAAAAGCAGGTAATGAAAGTAGTGTCTTTAATTTAGGAAGTAGTGAAGGCTTCTCGGTAAAAGAAATGGTCGAAGCAGCTCGTCGTGTGACAGGAAAAGAAATTCCAGCTAAAATCGGTGAACGTCGTGCTGGAGATCCAGCGGTATTAATCGCCTCACCACAAAAAGCCTACGACGTATTAGGTTGGCAACCACAATATACAACGGTTGATAAAATTATCGAAACAGCTTGGGAATGGCATGTCAGCCATCCTAATGGTTATCAAGGATAG
- the groL gene encoding chaperonin GroEL (60 kDa chaperone family; promotes refolding of misfolded polypeptides especially under stressful conditions; forms two stacked rings of heptamers to form a barrel-shaped 14mer; ends can be capped by GroES; misfolded proteins enter the barrel where they are refolded when GroES binds) — MAKDIKFAGDAREAMVRGVDILADVVKVTLGPKGRNVVLERGFGSPLITNDGVTIAKEIELEDHFENMGAQLVSEVASKTNDIAGDGTTTATVLTRAIVREGIKNVTAGANPVGIRKGIELATKAAVEGLHAISQPVETKESIAQVAAVSSGSTVVGDYISDAMDKVGNDGVITIEESKGIETELDVVEGMQFDRGYLSQYMVTDTDKMEAVLEDPYILITDKKISNIQDILPLLEQILQQGKPLLIIADDVDGEALPTLVLNKIRGTFNVAAVKAPGFGDRRKAMLEDIAILTGGTVITEDLGLELKDATIEALGTAKKVVVDKDNTTIVEGAGSAEAIANRVALIRGQIGETTSDFDREKLQERLAKLSGGVAVIKVGAPTETELKEMKLRIEDALNATRAAVEEGIVSGGGTALVNVIEKVAAIEAEGDEATGVKIVLRALEEPVRQITENAGVEGSIIVDRMKREEIGIGFNAATGEWVNMIETGIVDPTKVTRSALQNAASVASLVLTTEAVIADKPAPEMPAGPGMDPSMMGGMM; from the coding sequence ATGGCTAAAGATATTAAATTTGCAGGCGACGCTCGCGAAGCAATGGTTCGAGGTGTAGACATCTTAGCAGATGTTGTAAAAGTAACCTTAGGACCTAAAGGACGTAATGTCGTATTAGAAAGAGGTTTTGGTTCTCCGTTAATTACTAATGATGGGGTAACGATTGCCAAAGAAATCGAATTAGAAGATCATTTTGAAAATATGGGAGCACAACTAGTTTCTGAAGTTGCATCTAAAACAAACGATATTGCTGGAGATGGCACAACAACGGCTACTGTTTTAACACGTGCTATTGTTCGTGAAGGAATCAAAAATGTGACTGCTGGTGCTAACCCAGTGGGTATTCGTAAAGGAATTGAATTAGCAACAAAAGCAGCAGTAGAAGGATTACATGCTATTTCTCAACCCGTTGAAACAAAAGAATCTATCGCACAAGTTGCGGCAGTTTCATCAGGTTCAACAGTCGTTGGTGATTACATTTCTGATGCGATGGATAAAGTCGGTAATGATGGTGTTATTACTATCGAAGAATCTAAAGGAATCGAAACTGAATTAGATGTCGTAGAAGGTATGCAATTTGACCGTGGTTATTTATCACAATACATGGTAACTGATACCGACAAAATGGAAGCTGTTTTAGAAGATCCATATATCTTAATTACTGACAAAAAAATCTCTAATATTCAAGATATCTTGCCATTATTAGAGCAAATTTTACAACAAGGTAAACCTTTATTAATTATCGCAGATGATGTGGATGGCGAAGCGTTACCAACATTAGTATTAAACAAAATCCGTGGAACATTCAATGTAGCCGCTGTTAAAGCACCAGGATTTGGTGATCGTCGTAAAGCAATGTTAGAAGATATTGCGATTTTAACTGGCGGTACAGTGATTACAGAAGATTTAGGTTTAGAATTAAAAGATGCAACAATTGAAGCTTTAGGAACTGCTAAAAAAGTCGTAGTAGACAAAGATAACACCACAATTGTTGAAGGTGCTGGTTCAGCTGAAGCAATTGCTAACCGTGTTGCCTTAATTCGTGGTCAAATTGGTGAAACAACATCTGATTTTGATCGTGAAAAATTACAAGAGCGTTTGGCTAAATTATCAGGTGGCGTTGCGGTCATCAAAGTCGGCGCACCAACTGAAACAGAATTAAAAGAAATGAAATTACGTATTGAAGATGCGTTGAATGCAACACGTGCAGCGGTTGAAGAAGGTATCGTATCAGGTGGTGGTACTGCTTTAGTCAATGTGATTGAAAAAGTAGCTGCTATCGAAGCTGAAGGCGATGAAGCAACAGGTGTGAAGATTGTTTTACGCGCATTAGAAGAGCCAGTTCGTCAAATTACTGAAAATGCAGGGGTTGAAGGTTCTATTATTGTTGATCGCATGAAGCGTGAAGAAATCGGTATTGGATTTAATGCAGCAACAGGTGAATGGGTAAACATGATTGAAACAGGAATCGTTGATCCAACAAAAGTAACACGCTCAGCTTTACAAAATGCTGCAAGTGTGGCGTCATTAGTATTGACAACTGAAGCGGTAATTGCGGATAAACCAGCCCCAGAAATGCCAGCAGGACCAGGAATGGATCCAAGTATGATGGGTGGCATGATGTAA
- a CDS encoding lytic polysaccharide monooxygenase, with protein MKLSKLLVSTAVLGGMIWASTDVVSAHGYIANPPSRAYQGSLEKNAIGWTAAQQKYGAAADNPQGLETGKGFGRNFGLSLLPSDIVQPAGTGFGPEDGKITSANDILGSQMAVQKENYWKSTTINTGDLDVTWHYTATHPTSRWSYYITKQNWNPNKTITRDDLELINDVQYDGSQANTYLTHTIKVPEDRKGYHVIVSAWDVADTGMAFYQTLDVNVDNDSVQTEVAKPKNLTVKFSESNRLGIQWENTNQDIKEFEVYRNNQLVGTSKTTEFIDEKLTADTSYSYTVVAINKDGKKSEHSQALVAKTLSEEESEQAAPTVPGYLHSMGVSETSVDLMWGAAIHETGISHYEIYRDGIMIAKSEKTQFTDNGLSSATSYRYTVRAVAVNGQVSEMSNILNVTTKEQETSEVDGTWDKTSIYTGGEVVTYKTGTYKAAWYTVNDIPDESDVWTLIDGTEEWSSKKAYQAKSVVQYNGQSYEAKFWTKGNIPGESTNWMLK; from the coding sequence ATGAAGTTATCAAAATTATTGGTTAGTACAGCAGTTCTTGGGGGGATGATTTGGGCATCAACAGATGTTGTGTCAGCACATGGTTATATTGCGAATCCACCATCAAGAGCGTATCAAGGATCGTTAGAAAAAAATGCTATTGGTTGGACAGCCGCGCAACAAAAATATGGGGCAGCAGCGGATAATCCACAAGGTTTAGAAACAGGTAAGGGATTTGGTCGTAACTTTGGCTTGTCATTGTTACCGTCAGATATCGTTCAACCAGCAGGGACAGGTTTTGGTCCAGAAGATGGCAAGATTACATCTGCTAATGATATCTTAGGTTCTCAAATGGCTGTTCAAAAAGAAAATTATTGGAAATCAACGACTATTAACACGGGTGACTTGGACGTTACGTGGCATTATACTGCAACACATCCTACAAGTCGTTGGAGTTACTATATAACTAAACAAAACTGGAATCCGAATAAAACTATTACACGAGATGATTTAGAATTAATCAACGATGTTCAATATGACGGTTCACAAGCTAACACTTACTTAACACACACGATTAAGGTGCCAGAAGATCGCAAAGGGTATCATGTTATTGTTAGTGCGTGGGATGTAGCGGATACAGGGATGGCCTTTTATCAAACGTTAGATGTGAATGTAGATAATGATAGCGTTCAAACAGAAGTAGCTAAGCCAAAAAATCTTACAGTCAAGTTTAGCGAAAGTAATCGTTTAGGTATTCAATGGGAAAATACTAATCAAGATATTAAGGAATTTGAAGTATATAGAAATAATCAATTAGTTGGGACTAGCAAAACAACCGAATTTATTGATGAAAAATTAACAGCGGATACTTCTTATAGCTATACAGTAGTAGCGATAAATAAAGACGGGAAAAAATCTGAACATAGCCAAGCTCTTGTAGCTAAGACTTTATCAGAAGAAGAAAGTGAACAAGCAGCGCCAACTGTCCCTGGGTATTTACATAGTATGGGAGTTAGCGAAACGTCTGTAGATTTAATGTGGGGAGCAGCGATTCATGAAACAGGCATTTCTCATTACGAAATCTATCGTGACGGCATCATGATTGCTAAATCAGAAAAAACACAATTCACTGATAATGGTTTATCAAGCGCGACAAGTTATCGTTATACAGTACGAGCTGTTGCTGTGAATGGTCAAGTATCAGAAATGAGTAATATTTTGAATGTGACAACAAAAGAACAAGAAACATCAGAAGTTGATGGTACATGGGATAAAACAAGTATTTATACGGGTGGAGAAGTTGTAACGTACAAAACAGGTACATACAAAGCAGCTTGGTACACGGTAAATGATATCCCTGACGAGTCAGATGTATGGACATTAATCGATGGAACAGAGGAATGGTCAAGTAAAAAAGCTTACCAAGCAAAATCGGTAGTTCAATACAATGGTCAATCATATGAAGCAAAATTCTGGACCAAAGGTAATATTCCAGGAGAATCAACTAACTGGATGCTTAAATAA
- a CDS encoding PTS sugar transporter subunit IIC, translating to MNKINSFLEEKMLPVAGKLSANKFLIAIRDGITLAMPLIIVGSLFMVIASFPIPGWEDWLGKIGVSGYLWKGVDSSFGLIGLVASFGIAYSLTKQYGVDGVSSGIISLSTFITVTPFISSDAGAGMPTGYMAAKGLFVAIILGLVNGYVYQLFISKNIQIKLPDTVPSAVAKSFSAIIPGAVLITFWLFVFGILDSLNLPNIHDIAQVILGKPLGLVGSNVFGSIIIVALNSLFWFVGIHGGNVVNSVMQPIWIANLDANREAYQAGQTLPNIFTVAFMDNFVYIGGGGATIGLVLVLGYLARKKKTSQRTKVLAPITVVPGLFNINEPTMFGMPVVLNVMLLVPFVLAPIVNVVVAYLAMASGLVPLTRTIATWTMPPIISGFLTTGSFRGSALQIVLIILDILLYLPFFLALEKKFKEEETI from the coding sequence ATGAACAAAATCAATTCCTTTTTAGAGGAAAAAATGTTGCCCGTTGCTGGGAAATTAAGCGCCAATAAATTTTTAATCGCGATTCGTGATGGTATCACTCTGGCGATGCCGCTCATTATTGTGGGTTCTCTGTTTATGGTAATTGCTAGTTTCCCGATACCAGGATGGGAAGATTGGTTAGGGAAAATTGGTGTTTCAGGTTATTTATGGAAAGGTGTCGATAGTAGTTTTGGTTTGATCGGTTTAGTTGCCAGTTTTGGGATAGCGTATAGCTTAACAAAACAGTATGGTGTCGATGGGGTTTCTTCAGGTATCATTTCATTATCAACGTTTATTACGGTAACCCCATTTATTTCATCTGATGCTGGTGCGGGTATGCCAACAGGTTATATGGCAGCTAAAGGCTTGTTCGTAGCAATTATTTTAGGGTTAGTTAACGGCTATGTTTATCAATTATTTATTAGCAAAAATATTCAAATTAAACTACCTGATACAGTGCCATCAGCGGTAGCTAAAAGTTTTAGCGCAATTATTCCAGGTGCGGTTTTAATCACGTTTTGGTTATTTGTATTCGGTATATTAGACTCATTGAACTTGCCAAATATCCATGATATTGCACAAGTAATATTAGGGAAACCTTTAGGATTAGTAGGAAGTAACGTGTTTGGTTCAATTATTATCGTTGCATTAAATAGTTTATTCTGGTTTGTGGGGATTCATGGTGGGAACGTTGTGAATTCTGTAATGCAACCGATTTGGATTGCAAATTTAGATGCGAACCGCGAAGCTTATCAAGCAGGTCAAACGTTACCTAATATTTTTACCGTGGCGTTCATGGACAACTTTGTTTACATCGGTGGTGGTGGAGCGACTATTGGTTTAGTTTTAGTTTTAGGTTACTTAGCGCGTAAGAAGAAAACAAGTCAACGTACGAAAGTTTTAGCACCAATTACGGTTGTGCCCGGTTTGTTTAATATTAATGAGCCTACTATGTTTGGGATGCCTGTTGTTTTGAATGTGATGTTATTAGTACCATTTGTTTTAGCACCGATTGTCAATGTAGTAGTTGCGTACTTAGCAATGGCTTCAGGTTTAGTACCTTTAACGAGAACGATTGCAACTTGGACAATGCCTCCAATTATTAGTGGTTTCTTAACAACGGGAAGTTTTAGAGGTTCAGCTTTACAAATTGTCTTGATTATTTTAGATATCTTGTTATATCTGCCGTTTTTCTTGGCACTTGAGAAGAAATTCAAAGAGGAAGAAACAATTTAG
- a CDS encoding DUF975 family protein: MKTSGELKRIAKSSLEGKWVSAIALNLVPVLLNVILMIIPFMLAVIGWLFLSKNFNISTDSFDFNTKIANGSDFWDRSSSLISSLFFMGISWTHLSLVRDRSTKIMPLEDNLKGFKSGVIGNNFFINIMVILLTALWSLLFVIPGIVKSYSYSQVNYLFHDRLENEESVQVMELITDSRQLMDGHKGRLFALDLSFVGWHLLAMLTLGIGYLWLTPYINATKAAFYQDLIENS, translated from the coding sequence ATGAAAACATCAGGAGAATTAAAACGAATTGCTAAGAGCAGTTTAGAAGGGAAATGGGTATCAGCAATTGCACTTAATTTAGTGCCGGTATTACTGAATGTCATACTAATGATTATTCCATTTATGTTAGCGGTTATTGGTTGGTTATTTCTTTCTAAAAATTTTAATATTTCGACAGATTCATTTGACTTCAATACCAAAATAGCAAATGGTTCTGATTTTTGGGATCGAAGCTCAAGTCTTATTTCTTCGTTATTTTTTATGGGGATAAGTTGGACACATTTATCATTGGTTCGTGATCGTTCAACCAAAATTATGCCATTAGAAGATAACTTGAAAGGATTTAAATCAGGAGTGATTGGTAATAACTTTTTTATTAATATTATGGTCATTCTTTTGACAGCATTATGGAGTTTATTATTTGTTATCCCTGGTATTGTGAAGAGTTATTCGTATTCACAAGTGAATTATTTGTTTCATGATCGCCTAGAAAATGAGGAATCTGTTCAAGTAATGGAGTTAATTACGGATAGTCGCCAACTAATGGATGGTCATAAAGGACGCTTGTTTGCGCTTGATTTATCTTTTGTTGGTTGGCATCTTCTTGCGATGTTGACATTAGGAATTGGATATTTGTGGTTGACGCCTTATATCAATGCAACCAAAGCAGCATTTTATCAAGATTTAATTGAAAATAGTTAA
- the tnpA gene encoding IS200/IS605 family transposase, with amino-acid sequence MRKDNQSLSHTTWKCKYHIVFAPKYRRQIIYGKYKKSIGEILRALCDRKGVEIIEANACKDHIHMLVSIPPKTSVSEFIGYLKGKSSLMIFDRHAELKYRYGNRKFWCRGYYVDTVGRNKKQIEEYIRNQITEDYVADQLTLFEEYDPFTGQKNKRK; translated from the coding sequence ATGAGAAAAGACAATCAAAGTTTATCACATACAACCTGGAAATGTAAGTATCATATAGTATTTGCACCGAAATATCGACGCCAAATCATATATGGAAAGTATAAAAAAAGTATCGGAGAAATATTAAGAGCATTATGTGACAGAAAAGGTGTAGAAATTATTGAAGCTAACGCATGTAAAGATCATATCCATATGTTGGTAAGTATTCCACCAAAAACGAGTGTCTCGGAATTTATAGGATATTTAAAAGGAAAAAGTAGTTTAATGATATTCGATAGACATGCCGAGTTGAAATATCGTTATGGGAATAGAAAATTTTGGTGTAGAGGATATTATGTAGATACGGTAGGTCGAAATAAAAAACAGATAGAAGAATATATTAGAAATCAAATAACGGAAGATTATGTAGCGGATCAATTAACCTTATTCGAAGAATACGATCCGTTTACAGGACAAAAAAATAAGAGAAAATAA